In Ignavibacteria bacterium, the sequence CAGCATCCCAGAATTAAATACCTGATGGGTTCGAGCACTTCGGAAGGAATATTATCGCAGGTAAGCTCACTGATAAAGGATAAAAAACGGGTAATGGTGATACTTGATTCAGACCACTCCTGCGATCATGTATATAAAGAGCTTGAACTGTACCACGGTTTCGTAACACCGGGGCAGTATCTTGTTGTGGAAGATTCAAACATTAACGGGCACCCCGTATACTCCGGTTTCGGGCAGGGTCCGGGACCCATGGAAGCGATGGAAAAATTCCTTCCTGCTCACCCGGAATTTGAAACTGACAGTTCCAGAGAAAAATTTTTTATGAGCTTTAACCCAAAGGGATATTTAAAGAAGAAATAATAAGTATTAATAAAAAACCCCGCTTTAAAGCGGGGTTTTATTTATCCTTGGGGGATTGTTTATGAATATAGCTGCTTAAAAACTTATTTTTCGCTTATTAATTTAAGATGATCCTTTACCATTGAAAAATCTTTTTCATCAACAATATAGTTCCAGTCTATATATGAGATCATTCCATTTTTATCTATTATAAATAGTGTTCTGTTGTTATAACCAAGCGAATTATAGCTTGAGTATTTATATGATATTTCCCCGTTGTAATCAGATACCAGCTTTACATTTTTCACATTCATATCATTTTTCCATTTATCCAGTATCTCCAGTCCCGAATTGCTGATCATAAGAATTTCAACATCATCAACCGAACCAAGCTGTGAATTTGAAATATTCTGCAGTGTTTGTTTTTCTGCATAAGCATCAAAGGTAGTAAGCTCCATGGCGCAGCTCATACTAAATGGAGCCGGATAAAATGCAAGTATTACGTTCTTTTTACCAATGTAATCAGTTAACCTTCCCGTGTTTCCGGATGAAATATCATTTCCTTTTAAAGAGCTGAATGAATATTCGAAATCAGGGGCTGCATCTCCCGGGTAAAGTGTATTTGTGAATTCTGAAAGCCGGCTGCCCGGATCAGTAATGCTAAACTGTGTGAACAATTCTTTCTGGACTGCTCTTAATTTTTCCCCTTCTCCTTT encodes:
- a CDS encoding cephalosporin hydroxylase, translating into MIFFKRILARINRIINPPKNIEEEFHAKYYYSKVWADTYFMGKKVFKCPNDLWIYQEILWETKPDVIIECGTFHGGSTLYYAKLFDMMGIDGEVITIDVDAMPDMPQHPRIKYLMGSSTSEGILSQVSSLIKDKKRVMVILDSDHSCDHVYKELELYHGFVTPGQYLVVEDSNINGHPVYSGFGQGPGPMEAMEKFLPAHPEFETDSSREKFFMSFNPKGYLKKK
- a CDS encoding redoxin domain-containing protein yields the protein MILFISGNIYSGGNGLQVGETSPNPEFLFENSYDVTAGLRSTVNLYDYKQDKTLLVAFMPDISSQNNYAEVMISAFDTYFSKGMAFGEPYQWQFYRGSLKVLIVTNNDQSTVRDILYNNGYEFDIAPDINLDMAHSFGITKWDSGSEGSYVYIVDKNNMITYANHDYKGEGEKLRAVQKELFTQFSITDPGSRLSEFTNTLYPGDAAPDFEYSFSSLKGNDISSGNTGRLTDYIGKKNVILAFYPAPFSMSCAMELTTFDAYAEKQTLQNISNSQLGSVDDVEILMISNSGLEILDKWKNDMNVKNVKLVSDYNGEISYKYSSYNSLGYNNRTLFIIDKNGMISYIDWNYIVDEKDFSMVKDHLKLISEK